A single genomic interval of Alteromonas sp. BL110 harbors:
- the cysD gene encoding sulfate adenylyltransferase subunit CysD: protein MTASIPSVTHLKQLEAESIQIFREVAAEFENPVMLYSVGKDSSVLLHLARKAFAPGKIPFPLLHVDTTWKFGEMIKFRDEQAEKHGFDLLVHINEEGVEAGVGPFSHGSAKHTDIMKTQALKQALNKYKFDAAFGGARRDEEKSRAKERVYSFRDSNHRWDPKNQRPELWNIYNSQVNQGESIRVFPMSNWTELDIWQYIYLENIDIPQLYLSKPRPVVERDGILIMVDDDRMPLEEGEVPEMRSVRFRTLGCYPLTGAVESEAATLPEVIQEMLLTKTSERQGRVIDHDSAGSMEKKKMEGYF from the coding sequence ATGACTGCTAGTATCCCGTCTGTAACGCATTTGAAACAACTCGAAGCCGAGAGTATCCAAATTTTCCGTGAGGTAGCTGCTGAGTTTGAAAACCCAGTAATGCTTTACTCTGTAGGAAAAGACTCTTCAGTACTGCTTCACCTTGCCCGTAAGGCGTTCGCGCCAGGCAAAATTCCGTTTCCACTTCTACACGTAGACACCACGTGGAAATTTGGCGAAATGATCAAGTTCCGCGATGAGCAAGCAGAGAAACACGGTTTTGATTTGCTTGTTCACATTAATGAAGAAGGTGTTGAAGCTGGCGTTGGACCGTTCAGCCACGGCTCAGCGAAACACACTGATATCATGAAAACCCAAGCGCTTAAGCAAGCGTTGAACAAATATAAGTTTGACGCTGCGTTTGGTGGTGCACGACGCGATGAAGAAAAGTCTCGCGCAAAAGAACGTGTATACTCGTTTCGCGACAGTAACCACCGCTGGGACCCTAAAAACCAGCGCCCAGAACTTTGGAATATCTATAACTCACAAGTTAACCAAGGCGAAAGTATCCGCGTTTTCCCAATGTCTAATTGGACTGAGCTAGATATCTGGCAATACATCTACCTAGAAAACATTGATATTCCACAACTTTACCTTTCTAAGCCCCGCCCAGTGGTTGAGCGCGACGGCATTCTTATTATGGTTGATGACGACCGCATGCCACTTGAAGAAGGTGAAGTACCAGAGATGCGCTCTGTGCGTTTCCGTACCCTAGGCTGTTACCCATTGACTGGTGCGGTAGAGTCAGAAGCAGCGACCTTGCCTGAAGTTATTCAGGAAATGCTGCTTACCAAGACATCTGAGCGTCAAGGTCGCGTTATTGACCACGACAGCGCAGGCTCTATGGAGAAGAAGAAAATGGAAGGGTACTTCTAA
- the cysC gene encoding adenylyl-sulfate kinase translates to MATDNVVWHKHEVNKTTRSEKLGQTPRVFWLTGLSGSGKSTLANLLEKKLHEQNKHTYLLDGDNVRHGLCGDLGFSDKDRVENIRRISEVAKLFVDAGTLVLTAFISPFKADRDYCRSLMEDGEFVEVFVDTPLEVCEKRDPKGLYKKARSGEIKDFTGIDSAYEAPESPEVHLTYQDEPAEQTAERLYALLQEKGLV, encoded by the coding sequence ATGGCCACAGACAACGTTGTTTGGCATAAACACGAAGTCAATAAAACCACGCGCTCTGAAAAGCTAGGCCAAACGCCTCGCGTATTTTGGCTTACTGGTTTAAGTGGTTCTGGTAAATCAACATTAGCTAACTTGCTTGAGAAAAAGCTTCACGAGCAAAACAAGCACACCTATCTGCTTGATGGCGACAACGTACGTCACGGCTTATGTGGCGACTTGGGTTTCAGCGACAAAGATCGCGTTGAAAATATTCGTCGCATCAGTGAAGTTGCGAAGCTATTTGTTGACGCTGGTACCCTAGTACTTACCGCTTTCATTTCTCCGTTTAAAGCAGACCGCGATTACTGCCGTAGCCTAATGGAAGACGGTGAATTTGTGGAAGTGTTTGTTGATACTCCACTTGAAGTGTGTGAAAAGCGTGATCCCAAAGGCTTGTATAAGAAAGCGCGCAGCGGCGAGATCAAGGATTTCACAGGCATAGATTCAGCCTATGAAGCGCCTGAATCACCGGAAGTACACTTAACCTATCAGGATGAACCGGCAGAGCAAACCGCTGAGCGTTTGTATGCTTTGCTTCAAGAAAAGGGATTGGTGTAA
- the cysQ gene encoding 3'(2'),5'-bisphosphate nucleotidase CysQ: MTQPLNTLAQKVLTIAKEAGDRIMAIYEKDFAIYEKQDTSPLTEADLAAHNVIVNALEAESDLPILSEESADISWDERKTWSSYWLVDPLDGTKEFIKKNGEFTVNIALIENGKPTMGVVYAPALNKSYVGIVGEGAWTEVNGEFTSISARKHDGAQVWKVVGSRSHQSPEIQNLLAQLEGETELVAMGSSLKLCLVAEGEAHLYPRLGPTSEWDTGAAHAVALAAGANVTVLDPENPLDDNADALTYNQKESVLNPFFLVSA, encoded by the coding sequence ATGACACAGCCTTTAAATACACTTGCACAAAAAGTGCTAACTATTGCCAAAGAAGCTGGCGATAGAATTATGGCGATTTACGAAAAAGATTTCGCTATTTATGAAAAGCAAGACACCAGCCCGCTAACCGAAGCTGACCTTGCCGCCCATAACGTTATTGTAAATGCCCTTGAAGCAGAATCGGACTTGCCTATTCTTTCTGAAGAGTCGGCAGATATTTCGTGGGATGAACGCAAAACATGGTCCTCATACTGGCTGGTTGACCCGCTAGATGGCACCAAAGAGTTTATTAAGAAAAATGGTGAATTTACGGTAAACATTGCACTTATCGAAAACGGCAAACCGACAATGGGTGTGGTTTACGCGCCAGCGCTAAACAAAAGCTATGTCGGTATTGTAGGTGAAGGTGCATGGACCGAAGTAAACGGCGAATTTACCTCAATTTCAGCACGCAAGCACGATGGTGCACAAGTGTGGAAAGTGGTAGGCAGTCGTTCTCACCAAAGTCCTGAAATTCAAAATTTATTGGCACAGCTTGAAGGTGAAACCGAGCTTGTGGCGATGGGTAGTTCACTAAAACTTTGCTTAGTGGCAGAGGGCGAAGCGCATCTTTACCCTCGTTTGGGCCCAACATCTGAATGGGATACAGGTGCAGCACATGCAGTCGCACTAGCTGCAGGAGCAAATGTAACTGTTTTAGATCCAGAAAATCCATTAGATGACAACGCCGACGCTCTTACCTATAACCAAAAAGAGTCTGTGTTAAACCCCTTTTTCCTTGTGAGCGCATAA
- the cysN gene encoding sulfate adenylyltransferase subunit CysN, which translates to MNNENELLRQDILSYLEQHEQKDMLRFLTCGSVDDGKSTLIGRLLHDSKMIYEDQLAAITKDSKKVGTTGEKVDLALLVDGLQSEREQGITIDVAYRYFSTEKRKFIIADTPGHEQYTRNMVTGASTCDLAIILVDARGGVKVQTKRHSFLVSLLGIKHVIVAINKMDLMDYSEEVYKQIQEDYLKFAEQLDIPDIQFVPISALEGDNVVGKSENTPWFDGTPLMEMLENIEIGEDDNQEDFRFPVQYVNRPNLDFRGFAGTVVSGQVAPGDEVTALPSGKKSKVKQVVTFEGDQERAYVPQAVTLTLEDEIDISRGDMIVKSDNLPLLNTQFKTHLVWMAEEPLMPNKQYLFKFATKSTPGVVAHIDNQIDVNTLEEKDAMHLNLNEIGVVDVKFTQPVACDPYKRNRPTGSFIVIDRLTNGTVGAGMIIDDIAGDAQHTSPNFSEFELEFNALVRKHFPHWNSVDISKL; encoded by the coding sequence ATGAACAACGAAAACGAATTATTAAGACAGGACATTCTGTCTTACCTTGAGCAACACGAACAGAAAGACATGCTACGTTTCCTTACTTGCGGTAGCGTAGACGACGGTAAAAGTACCCTTATTGGTCGCTTACTTCACGATTCAAAAATGATTTATGAAGATCAGCTTGCTGCTATTACAAAAGACAGTAAAAAAGTGGGTACTACGGGTGAGAAAGTTGATCTAGCCCTTCTTGTAGACGGTCTTCAATCTGAGCGTGAGCAAGGTATTACTATTGACGTAGCATACCGCTACTTTTCTACCGAAAAACGTAAATTCATCATCGCTGATACCCCTGGGCATGAGCAGTACACGCGTAACATGGTAACAGGCGCGTCTACTTGCGACCTTGCGATTATTCTTGTTGATGCCCGTGGCGGTGTTAAGGTGCAAACTAAGCGTCACTCCTTCCTAGTTTCACTTCTAGGTATTAAGCACGTTATTGTTGCAATCAACAAAATGGACTTAATGGACTATTCAGAAGAAGTGTACAAGCAGATTCAGGAAGATTATCTTAAGTTTGCTGAACAGCTTGATATCCCTGACATTCAGTTTGTTCCTATCTCAGCGCTTGAAGGCGATAACGTAGTAGGTAAAAGCGAAAATACGCCTTGGTTTGACGGCACACCCCTAATGGAGATGCTAGAAAACATCGAAATTGGTGAAGACGACAACCAAGAAGACTTCCGCTTCCCGGTACAGTATGTTAACCGCCCTAACCTAGACTTCCGAGGCTTTGCCGGTACGGTTGTATCAGGTCAGGTTGCGCCAGGCGATGAAGTGACTGCACTTCCATCAGGCAAGAAATCAAAGGTGAAGCAAGTCGTTACGTTTGAAGGCGATCAAGAGCGCGCTTATGTACCTCAAGCGGTTACGCTTACTCTTGAAGATGAAATTGATATCTCTCGTGGCGACATGATTGTTAAATCAGATAACTTGCCACTACTTAATACTCAGTTCAAAACGCATTTAGTGTGGATGGCAGAAGAGCCGCTAATGCCAAACAAGCAATACTTGTTTAAGTTTGCGACTAAGTCAACGCCAGGGGTTGTTGCTCATATTGATAATCAAATTGACGTGAACACGCTGGAAGAAAAAGATGCCATGCACCTAAACCTTAACGAAATCGGTGTGGTTGACGTTAAGTTCACTCAGCCAGTCGCCTGTGACCCCTACAAGCGCAACCGTCCTACTGGTTCATTCATCGTTATCGACCGTTTAACCAATGGTACAGTAGGTGCTGGTATGATCATCGACGACATTGCCGGTGATGCACAACATACTTCGCCTAACTTCTCTGAGTTTGAACTTGAATTCAATGCATTAGTTCGCAAGCACTTCCCGCATTGGAACTCTGTGGATATCAGTAAACTATAA
- a CDS encoding SLC13 family permease — MDVTQFIVLAIFASTICALIFTSQRPSTVFSGAVLALLVTQQLSLDDILLNLTNKGLITLVLLLLVSSAIDKTALIKRIGRKLVSANFTQSYWRLFSLTFVSSALLNNTAIVASLIGPIKQNQYHPASRLLIPLSYAAILGGTVTLIGTSTNLIVDSFLQEHGHPGFNFFDFTLYGSIAGLSCGLLMFMLLPLLPNIGNKNSNYNAYMVEAEVEPGSELIGKTVEQNHLRNLPELFLVEVVRNGNLISPVGPDLVILENDKLIFSGNVQKLDNLSHIKGLSMFAETDGVLRESLTEVVVANRAQVIGQTIKKLGFRALFDAAVVAIRRDGEQLSGKLGEIKLQAGDFLLLATGPDFATRQNLNKNFFILSEQKIARPLTNRQEWITLGGFLTTVLLAATNIISLAIGLLFLAAVLIGVRVTSNGEMKRNLPLNLIVVIVGALSLATALENSGVIMSTTEALMPLLAGTDWFVALVVIYLFTLLLTEFVTNNAAAALMFPFAYGLVQIIGAPLMPFALAVAFAASASFISPFGYQTNLLVYNAANYKFAHFIKIGLPISVMYSTIVLTLLNITYL; from the coding sequence ATGGATGTGACCCAGTTCATCGTACTGGCAATTTTTGCCAGTACGATATGCGCGCTGATTTTTACCAGTCAGCGCCCTTCCACTGTATTTTCGGGTGCAGTGTTAGCATTACTAGTTACCCAGCAGTTATCTCTTGATGACATCTTGCTGAACTTAACAAACAAGGGCCTAATCACCCTTGTTTTGTTACTTTTAGTGAGCAGTGCTATTGATAAAACTGCGTTAATAAAACGCATTGGCAGAAAACTCGTTAGTGCTAACTTTACGCAGTCTTATTGGCGACTGTTTTCACTCACTTTTGTTTCTTCGGCACTACTTAACAATACGGCAATTGTGGCCAGTCTTATTGGCCCCATAAAGCAAAATCAATATCACCCCGCTTCCCGATTACTGATCCCGCTTTCCTACGCCGCAATACTCGGTGGTACCGTTACATTAATTGGTACCTCAACTAACCTTATTGTAGATAGTTTTCTGCAAGAGCATGGGCACCCAGGCTTCAATTTTTTCGACTTCACTTTGTATGGCTCTATTGCAGGACTAAGTTGTGGCCTTCTTATGTTCATGTTATTACCTTTGTTGCCCAATATCGGCAACAAAAATAGTAACTATAACGCGTATATGGTTGAGGCAGAAGTTGAACCAGGTTCAGAGTTAATCGGCAAAACCGTAGAGCAAAACCACTTACGTAACCTGCCCGAGCTATTTTTGGTAGAAGTGGTGCGCAATGGCAACCTTATCTCTCCAGTTGGCCCTGACTTAGTTATTCTGGAAAACGACAAGCTAATCTTCTCGGGTAATGTGCAAAAGCTAGATAACTTAAGCCACATAAAAGGTCTGAGCATGTTCGCAGAAACCGATGGGGTATTGCGTGAAAGCTTAACTGAGGTAGTGGTGGCTAATCGCGCTCAGGTTATCGGGCAGACCATTAAAAAACTTGGCTTCAGAGCTTTGTTCGATGCTGCTGTCGTGGCCATTCGTCGAGACGGTGAACAACTATCAGGAAAGTTAGGAGAAATAAAACTTCAAGCCGGTGACTTTTTACTTTTAGCAACAGGTCCTGACTTTGCAACTCGTCAAAACTTGAATAAGAACTTTTTTATTCTATCTGAGCAAAAAATTGCCCGCCCATTAACTAATAGGCAAGAGTGGATCACCCTCGGCGGTTTCCTTACCACAGTATTATTAGCCGCGACTAATATAATTTCATTAGCTATCGGTCTACTGTTCTTAGCCGCTGTGCTTATCGGTGTTAGGGTTACGTCAAACGGCGAAATGAAGCGAAACCTCCCGCTAAACTTGATTGTTGTGATCGTCGGTGCGCTGAGTTTAGCCACTGCACTCGAAAACTCTGGGGTCATTATGTCGACAACCGAAGCGCTAATGCCTCTTTTGGCGGGTACTGACTGGTTTGTAGCGCTCGTGGTTATCTACTTATTCACCTTACTTTTAACCGAGTTTGTAACCAACAATGCGGCTGCAGCATTAATGTTCCCGTTTGCTTATGGGCTAGTGCAAATTATCGGCGCACCGCTAATGCCATTTGCTTTAGCAGTTGCCTTTGCGGCAAGCGCGAGCTTTATATCGCCATTTGGTTACCAAACCAACCTCTTAGTTTACAACGCTGCCAACTACAAATTTGCGCATTTTATAAAGATAGGGCTACCTATATCTGTGATGTACAGCACAATAGTGCTAACACTGCTGAATATAACTTATCTATAG
- a CDS encoding YIP1 family protein, which translates to MHTVTNPFQACNDIFFKPNGVFKAVGEHNNWSWMPFILVMAITLVSQYLYVNFVDIEWFAEMNIAAQGDMSPAEEEQMKAFFTRDALLWSSIIGAFFIPLIVNAVYAVYVNLMTRSDDSHVFGFTDWYGFAWWLSMPYVLTGLVGVALLMFAGDHQVAPSILSPASLGFIASIPMDSPWYAFGQALRLELFWGIYLATVGISQWTSFPLKKAALIASAPYVVIYGIWLIALALF; encoded by the coding sequence ATGCACACTGTGACGAATCCTTTCCAAGCGTGTAATGATATCTTTTTTAAACCGAATGGCGTCTTCAAAGCAGTTGGCGAGCACAACAACTGGAGCTGGATGCCGTTTATCTTGGTTATGGCGATTACGCTGGTATCACAATATCTCTATGTGAACTTTGTCGATATTGAGTGGTTTGCAGAAATGAACATTGCCGCACAAGGTGATATGAGCCCGGCTGAAGAAGAACAGATGAAGGCTTTCTTTACCAGAGATGCGCTTCTTTGGTCTTCTATTATCGGCGCTTTTTTTATTCCTCTTATCGTTAACGCTGTTTATGCCGTTTACGTAAACCTGATGACTCGTTCAGACGATAGCCATGTTTTCGGTTTCACAGATTGGTACGGTTTTGCATGGTGGCTTTCAATGCCATACGTGCTAACTGGTTTAGTTGGCGTTGCGCTTTTGATGTTCGCGGGCGACCATCAGGTGGCTCCATCAATCTTGTCACCAGCTTCTTTGGGCTTTATTGCAAGTATTCCTATGGACTCGCCTTGGTATGCTTTCGGGCAAGCTTTAAGACTAGAGCTTTTTTGGGGAATTTATTTGGCCACTGTAGGCATCTCTCAATGGACGTCTTTTCCTCTTAAGAAAGCGGCACTCATTGCAAGCGCCCCGTATGTGGTTATTTACGGCATTTGGTTGATTGCTTTAGCGCTATTTTAA
- a CDS encoding DUF3025 domain-containing protein: MQSNLIPFCNDYLLKHASKPVTALLEEVGLLSNDEFPTPEQLNELATRYYEHWQGPVFKGQSQFPNDDQRYYETIISEDGVVPTREQSWHDLFNALIWLQFPKTKSLLNALHISDINTHGVNPRTARRNRITHFDECGVVLAIEAPESIALKKPERLTTLAGSNNEAPDKTMRGTPHKSDTLETFLAELASHQWERVFIEKRALWHTQVSPFIFGHANLEMMLNPFVGLTGKWLAVAVPKGFSRLDKWRQRLVLDNAMTVRIKALNYFESTPLLKPLPLLGVPLWHYQQDEVFYQNKDYFRPLREGSKPTIQLPLWS; encoded by the coding sequence ATGCAATCAAACTTAATCCCCTTCTGTAACGACTACTTACTAAAACACGCCAGTAAACCGGTTACGGCGCTTCTTGAAGAGGTTGGCTTGCTAAGTAACGACGAATTCCCTACGCCTGAACAGCTAAATGAATTAGCGACTCGGTATTATGAGCATTGGCAGGGGCCTGTGTTCAAAGGGCAAAGCCAGTTCCCAAATGATGATCAACGTTATTATGAGACTATCATTAGTGAAGACGGTGTAGTTCCTACTCGAGAGCAAAGCTGGCACGACTTATTTAATGCACTTATTTGGCTGCAATTTCCTAAAACAAAATCTCTATTAAATGCGCTACATATCAGCGATATCAATACGCACGGTGTAAACCCCAGAACGGCACGCCGCAACCGCATTACACACTTTGATGAGTGTGGTGTAGTGCTTGCCATTGAAGCGCCTGAGAGCATTGCTTTAAAAAAGCCTGAGCGCTTGACAACACTTGCGGGCTCAAATAATGAAGCACCAGATAAGACCATGAGAGGTACGCCACATAAAAGTGACACCCTTGAAACGTTTTTAGCGGAATTAGCCTCCCATCAGTGGGAGCGTGTCTTTATTGAAAAACGAGCACTGTGGCACACACAGGTTAGCCCTTTTATCTTCGGGCACGCGAATTTAGAGATGATGCTAAACCCATTTGTCGGCCTTACCGGCAAGTGGTTAGCAGTGGCTGTACCAAAAGGCTTTAGCCGTCTCGATAAATGGCGGCAGCGCTTGGTGTTAGATAATGCGATGACAGTACGTATCAAAGCGTTAAATTATTTTGAGAGCACACCGCTTTTAAAGCCATTGCCTCTGCTTGGCGTACCTTTGTGGCACTATCAACAAGATGAAGTGTTTTATCAGAATAAAGACTATTTTAGACCGCTACGGGAGGGAAGTAAGCCGACAATTCAGCTACCATTATGGTCTTAA
- a CDS encoding M28 family metallopeptidase: protein MKKMFLPLLVPTLLGVSACTPNNDSTSTNESALKSMPVASNFDSVYNSISDADIREPLKVLSSDEFEGRLPTTEGEKKTIDYLVSEFTKAGLKPGNGDSFLQKVALMEITADPDMTMTIGDNTFAYKEQMVASSKREQNSVSLEDSELVFVGYGVNAPEYDWNDYEGLDVKGKTVVMLINDPGFENPESGKFQGTTMTYYGRWSYKYEEASRQGAAGAIIVHETAPASYGWSVVANSWSGPQYGLVSADKGASRVAVEGWLTLDAAKKVFADAGLDFEAEKANAMQGPYSKAMDIKASVTVKNTFKKSESNNVIATLPGTEFPDEHIIYTAHWDHLGKDESKEGDQIYNGAHDNATGSAAMLAMAKAYSELSPAPKRSVSFLVVTAEEQGLLGSKFYASNPVIPIENTVANINMDAMNVLGKTKNVAVVGMGKSEMEDYLEAAAAKQGRTLTQEGRPEAGYYYRSDHFSFAKQGVPALYAEGGNEPADEETAKYRKRMNVIVTGCYHQVCDQYRDDWDLSGIVQDTQMLFDVGVGVANADAWPKWNEASEFQRKN from the coding sequence ATGAAAAAAATGTTTTTGCCATTGCTTGTACCTACCCTTTTAGGCGTAAGTGCTTGCACTCCTAACAACGACAGCACCTCAACAAACGAGTCGGCCCTGAAAAGTATGCCTGTGGCTTCTAACTTTGACAGCGTTTACAACAGTATTTCTGATGCTGATATTCGCGAGCCGCTAAAAGTCTTGTCTTCCGACGAGTTTGAAGGTCGTTTGCCAACGACTGAAGGTGAAAAGAAAACCATTGATTATTTAGTAAGCGAATTTACAAAAGCGGGGCTTAAACCTGGTAATGGGGATAGTTTCCTTCAAAAAGTAGCGCTTATGGAGATCACTGCTGATCCTGATATGACCATGACCATTGGCGACAATACCTTTGCCTACAAAGAGCAAATGGTAGCCTCTTCAAAACGCGAGCAAAACTCGGTATCTCTTGAAGACTCTGAACTGGTGTTCGTTGGTTACGGTGTAAATGCACCAGAATACGACTGGAACGATTACGAAGGGTTAGATGTTAAGGGCAAAACCGTGGTTATGCTAATCAACGACCCTGGTTTCGAAAACCCAGAAAGCGGTAAGTTTCAAGGCACTACCATGACCTATTATGGCCGTTGGAGTTACAAATACGAAGAAGCAAGCCGACAAGGGGCGGCGGGCGCCATTATTGTTCACGAAACCGCGCCAGCGTCTTACGGCTGGTCTGTTGTTGCAAACAGCTGGAGTGGTCCTCAGTATGGTTTAGTTAGTGCCGACAAAGGCGCGAGCCGCGTTGCGGTTGAAGGTTGGCTTACGTTAGATGCAGCGAAAAAAGTGTTTGCCGATGCCGGCCTTGATTTCGAGGCAGAAAAAGCAAACGCTATGCAGGGTCCATATAGCAAAGCGATGGATATCAAAGCGTCGGTTACCGTGAAAAACACCTTCAAAAAGTCAGAAAGCAACAACGTAATCGCCACGTTACCAGGTACCGAGTTTCCTGATGAGCATATTATCTACACAGCCCATTGGGATCATCTAGGTAAAGACGAAAGCAAAGAAGGTGACCAAATCTATAACGGCGCTCACGACAACGCCACAGGTTCTGCAGCAATGCTTGCTATGGCTAAAGCCTATTCAGAACTTTCGCCTGCGCCTAAGCGCTCAGTGTCGTTTTTAGTGGTTACGGCTGAAGAGCAAGGGCTACTGGGTAGTAAGTTTTATGCGAGCAACCCTGTTATTCCTATTGAAAATACCGTTGCAAACATCAATATGGATGCAATGAACGTATTGGGTAAAACCAAAAACGTTGCTGTTGTAGGCATGGGCAAATCAGAAATGGAAGACTACCTTGAAGCCGCTGCGGCAAAGCAAGGCCGAACACTTACCCAAGAAGGCCGACCTGAAGCCGGTTACTACTACCGTTCTGACCACTTCAGCTTTGCAAAACAAGGTGTACCGGCACTTTATGCAGAGGGCGGCAATGAGCCAGCAGATGAAGAAACGGCTAAATATAGAAAACGTATGAACGTTATCGTGACAGGCTGTTACCATCAAGTGTGCGACCAATATCGCGATGATTGGGACTTAAGCGGTATTGTTCAAGACACGCAGATGCTGTTTGATGTAGGTGTGGGCGTTGCGAATGCAGATGCTTGGCCTAAATGGAATGAAGCAAGTGAGTTTCAGCGCAAAAATTAA